In Pseudobacter ginsenosidimutans, the following are encoded in one genomic region:
- the rplS gene encoding 50S ribosomal protein L19 produces MNAAVQFVHEQLTGKKEFPKFKAGDNITVNYKIIEGGKERIQSFRGDVIKRQGTAQTATFTVRKISDGVGVERTFPIYSPNIDSIELNKTGRVRRAKLYFLRERSGKSARIKEKRVLTGAAAKA; encoded by the coding sequence ATGAACGCAGCAGTTCAATTTGTACACGAACAGTTGACCGGAAAGAAAGAATTCCCGAAATTCAAAGCAGGTGATAATATCACTGTTAACTATAAGATCATTGAAGGTGGTAAAGAGCGTATCCAGAGTTTCCGTGGTGATGTGATCAAACGCCAGGGAACTGCTCAAACTGCAACTTTCACTGTACGTAAGATCTCCGATGGCGTAGGTGTAGAAAGAACTTTCCCTATCTACTCTCCCAACATTGATTCAATCGAACTGAACAAAACTGGTCGTGTTCGTCGTGCTAAACTGTACTTCCTCCGTGAACGTAGCGGTAAGAGCGCGAGAATCAAGGAAAAACGCGTTCTCACTGGCGCTGCTGCGAAAGCATAG